The following are encoded together in the Streptococcus oralis genome:
- a CDS encoding carbohydrate ABC transporter permease: protein MRETVISYAFLAPVLFFFVIFVLAPMIMGFITSFFNYSMTKFEFVGFDNYIRMFKDPVFMKSLINTVILVIGSVPIVVLFSLFVASQTYHQNAIARSFYRFVFFLPVVTGSVAVTVVWKWIYDPLSGILNFVLKSSHIISQNISWLGDKNWALLAIMIILLTTSVGQPIILYIAAMGNIDNSLVEAARVDGATEFQVFWKIKWPSLLPTTLYIAIITTINSFQCFALIQLLTSGGPNYSTSTLMYYLYEKAFQLTEYGYANTIGVFLAVMIAIVSFAQFKILGNDVEY from the coding sequence ATGCGGGAAACAGTGATTTCCTACGCTTTCCTAGCACCAGTGTTATTCTTCTTTGTCATCTTTGTCTTGGCTCCTATGATTATGGGATTCATTACAAGTTTCTTTAACTACTCCATGACTAAATTTGAGTTTGTAGGCTTTGACAACTACATTCGCATGTTTAAAGACCCTGTCTTTATGAAGTCTTTGATCAATACCGTTATCCTGGTTATTGGATCTGTTCCGATTGTGGTTCTCTTCTCGCTCTTTGTAGCATCTCAAACCTATCATCAAAATGCCATTGCCCGTTCTTTCTATCGTTTCGTATTCTTCCTTCCTGTAGTTACAGGTAGTGTTGCCGTAACGGTTGTATGGAAATGGATCTATGACCCCCTATCAGGGATTCTAAACTTTGTCCTTAAGTCAAGCCACATCATCAGCCAAAACATTTCTTGGCTGGGTGACAAAAACTGGGCTTTGCTAGCGATTATGATTATCCTTTTGACAACATCTGTTGGTCAACCGATTATCCTTTATATCGCTGCCATGGGGAATATTGACAACTCACTTGTTGAAGCAGCGCGTGTAGACGGTGCGACTGAGTTTCAAGTCTTCTGGAAGATCAAATGGCCTAGCCTTCTTCCAACAACTCTTTACATCGCGATTATTACGACTATCAACTCATTCCAATGTTTCGCTTTGATTCAGTTGTTGACTTCTGGTGGTCCAAACTACTCAACAAGTACCTTGATGTACTACCTTTACGAAAAAGCCTTCCAATTGACAGAATACGGCTATGCAAATACCATCGGTGTCTTCTTGGCAGTGATGATTGCCATTGTCAGCTTTGCTCAATTCAAGATCCTCGGAAACGACGTAGAATACTAA
- a CDS encoding carbohydrate ABC transporter permease, giving the protein MQPTQKKPLTAFTVISTIILLLLTVLFIFPFYWILTGAFKSQPDTIMIPPQWFPKMPTMENFQQLMVQNPAIQWMWNSVFISLVTMFLVCATSSLAGYVLAKKRFYGQRILFAVFIAAMALPKQVVLVPLVRIVNFMGIHDTLWAVILPLIGWPFGVFLMKQFSENIPTELLESAKIDGCGEIRTFWSVAFPIVKPGFAALAIFTFINTWNDYFMQLVMLTSRQNLTISLGVATMQAEMATNYGLIMAGAALAAVPIVTVFLVFQKSFTQGITMGAVKG; this is encoded by the coding sequence ATGCAACCTACACAAAAGAAACCCTTAACAGCTTTCACTGTTATTTCAACGATTATCTTGCTCTTGTTGACCGTGCTGTTCATCTTTCCATTCTACTGGATCTTGACAGGGGCCTTCAAATCACAGCCTGATACCATTATGATTCCGCCACAGTGGTTCCCTAAAATGCCAACCATGGAAAACTTCCAACAACTCATGGTACAAAACCCTGCTATACAGTGGATGTGGAACTCTGTATTTATCTCACTGGTAACCATGTTCCTAGTGTGTGCAACCTCTTCTCTAGCAGGTTATGTCTTGGCTAAGAAACGTTTCTATGGTCAACGCATCCTATTTGCAGTCTTTATCGCTGCCATGGCTCTTCCAAAACAAGTTGTCCTTGTACCATTGGTACGTATCGTCAACTTCATGGGAATTCACGATACTCTTTGGGCAGTTATCTTGCCTTTGATTGGATGGCCATTTGGGGTCTTCCTTATGAAACAATTCAGTGAAAATATCCCAACAGAATTGCTTGAATCAGCTAAAATCGACGGTTGTGGTGAGATTCGTACCTTCTGGAGCGTAGCCTTCCCTATTGTGAAACCAGGATTTGCAGCCCTTGCAATCTTTACCTTCATCAATACTTGGAACGACTACTTTATGCAGTTGGTTATGTTGACTTCACGTCAAAACTTGACCATCTCACTCGGGGTTGCGACCATGCAGGCTGAAATGGCAACCAACTATGGTTTGATCATGGCAGGTGCAGCTCTTGCAGCCGTGCCAATCGTAACCGTCTTCCTTGTCTTCCAAAAATCCTTCACTCAAGGGATCACTATGGGAGCGGTCAAAGGATAA
- a CDS encoding YhcH/YjgK/YiaL family protein, with translation MIFDDLKNIAFYKGIHPNLDKAIDYLYQHRKDSFELGKYEIDGDKVFLVVQENVLNQAENDQFEHHKNYADLHLLVEGHEYSSYGSRIKDEAVAFDEASDIGFVHCHEKYPLLLGYHNFAIFFPGEPHQPNGYAGMEEKVRKYLFKILID, from the coding sequence ATGATTTTTGACGATTTGAAAAACATAGCCTTTTACAAGGGGATCCATCCCAATCTAGATAAGGCTATCGACTATCTCTATCAGCACCGTAAGGATTCTTTCGAACTCGGTAAGTATGAGATTGACGGGGACAAGGTCTTTCTAGTTGTGCAGGAAAATGTCCTCAATCAAGCTGAAAATGATCAATTTGAGCACCATAAGAACTATGCAGACTTGCATTTGCTGGTAGAAGGACATGAATATTCGAGCTACGGTTCACGTATCAAAGACGAAGCGGTAGCATTCGACGAAGCGAGTGACATTGGTTTTGTCCATTGTCATGAAAAATACCCACTCTTGTTGGGCTATCACAATTTTGCGATTTTCTTCCCAGGAGAACCGCATCAGCCAAATGGCTATGCAGGTATGGAAGAGAAGGTTCGCAAATATCTCTTTAAAATTTTGATTGATTAA
- a CDS encoding YesL family protein, producing the protein MAQKGVSLIKAAFDTDNFLMRFSEKVLDIVTVNLLFVVSCLPIVTIGVAKISLYETMFEIKRSRRVPVFRTYLRAFKQNLKLGFQLGLLELGVVSLSLLDLYLFWGQTALPFQLVKAICLGILIFLTLVMLASYPIAARYDLSWKEVLQKGLILASFNFPWFFLMLAILFLIVMVLYLSAFTLLLGGSAFILFGFGLLVFLQAVLMEKIFAKYQ; encoded by the coding sequence ATGGCACAAAAAGGAGTAAGCCTTATCAAGGCAGCATTTGATACAGATAATTTTCTCATGCGTTTCAGTGAGAAGGTCTTGGATATCGTGACAGTCAATCTTCTTTTTGTCGTCTCTTGTTTGCCCATCGTGACGATTGGAGTGGCGAAAATCAGCCTCTATGAGACCATGTTTGAGATTAAGAGAAGCAGACGGGTACCAGTCTTTAGAACTTATCTAAGAGCTTTCAAGCAAAATCTGAAACTGGGTTTCCAGTTAGGTTTGTTAGAGTTGGGCGTTGTGTCATTAAGCCTTCTAGACCTCTATCTCTTCTGGGGACAGACAGCTTTGCCTTTTCAACTTGTGAAAGCTATTTGTTTGGGGATTCTCATTTTCCTCACTCTGGTGATGCTGGCTAGTTATCCTATCGCTGCCCGCTATGATTTGTCTTGGAAAGAAGTGCTGCAAAAAGGGCTTATCTTGGCAAGTTTTAACTTTCCATGGTTCTTCCTCATGTTAGCCATTCTCTTTCTCATAGTGATGGTTCTTTATCTATCCGCCTTCACTCTCCTTTTGGGTGGGTCAGCCTTTATCCTCTTTGGTTTTGGTTTGTTGGTCTTTCTCCAAGCAGTATTGATGGAGAAAATTTTCGCCAAATACCAGTAG
- a CDS encoding dihydrodipicolinate synthase family protein — MSDLKKYEGVIPAFYACYDDQGEVSPERTRDLVQYFIDKGVQGLYVNGSSGECIYQSVADRKLILEEVMAVAKGKLTIIAHVACNNTKDSMELARHAESLGVDAIATIPPIYFRLPEYSVAKYWNDISAAAPNTDYVIYNIPQLAGVALTPSLYTEMLKNPRVIGVKNSSMPVQDIQTFVSLGGEDHIVFNGPDEQFLGGRLMGAKAGIGGTYGAMPELFLKLNELIAEKDLETARELQYAINAIIGKLTSAHGNMYGVIKEVLKINEGLNIGSVRSPLTPVTEEDRPVVEAAAQLIRETKERFL; from the coding sequence ATGTCAGATTTGAAAAAATACGAAGGTGTCATTCCAGCCTTCTACGCATGTTATGATGATCAAGGAGAAGTCAGTCCAGAGCGTACGCGCGACTTGGTCCAATACTTCATTGATAAAGGAGTTCAAGGTCTCTATGTCAATGGTTCTTCTGGTGAATGTATCTACCAAAGTGTAGCAGACCGCAAGTTGATTTTGGAAGAAGTCATGGCAGTTGCCAAGGGCAAATTGACAATCATCGCCCATGTTGCCTGCAACAATACCAAAGACAGTATGGAACTTGCTCGCCACGCAGAAAGTTTGGGTGTAGATGCCATTGCAACGATTCCACCAATTTACTTCCGCTTGCCTGAGTACTCAGTTGCCAAATACTGGAATGACATTAGTGCTGCAGCACCAAACACAGACTACGTGATTTATAACATTCCTCAATTGGCAGGAGTTGCTTTGACTCCAAGTCTCTATACTGAAATGTTGAAGAATCCTCGTGTTATCGGTGTTAAGAACTCTTCTATGCCAGTTCAAGATATCCAAACCTTTGTCAGCCTTGGTGGAGAAGACCATATCGTATTCAATGGTCCAGATGAACAGTTCCTAGGTGGACGACTCATGGGTGCCAAAGCTGGTATTGGTGGTACTTACGGTGCGATGCCAGAACTCTTCTTGAAACTCAATGAGTTGATTGCAGAGAAAGATTTGGAAACAGCGCGTGAATTGCAATACGCTATCAATGCAATCATTGGAAAACTCACTTCTGCACATGGAAATATGTACGGTGTGATTAAGGAAGTCTTGAAGATCAATGAAGGCTTGAACATTGGTTCAGTTCGTTCGCCATTGACGCCAGTAACCGAAGAAGATCGCCCAGTTGTAGAAGCAGCAGCACAATTGATTCGTGAAACCAAGGAGCGCTTCCTCTAA
- a CDS encoding ROK family protein: MTHYVAIDIGGTNIKYGLIDQEGQLVESHEMPTEAHKGGPHILQKTKDIVASYLEKGPVAGVAISSAGMVDPDKGEIFYAGPQIPNYAGTQFKKEIETSFAIPCEIENDVNCAGLAEAVSGSGKGASVTLCLTIGTGIGGCLIMDGKVFHGFSNSACEVGYMHMQDGAFQDLASTTALVEYVAAAHGDPVDQWNGRRIFKEATEGNKICMSGIDRMVDYLGKGLANICYVANPEVVILGGGIMGQEAILKPKIRTALKAALVPSLAEKTRLEFAHHQNTAGMLGAYYHFKTKQS; encoded by the coding sequence ATGACACACTACGTTGCAATTGATATCGGTGGAACCAATATCAAATATGGTTTGATTGACCAAGAAGGCCAACTTGTTGAATCGCATGAAATGCCAACTGAGGCGCATAAGGGTGGACCTCATATCTTACAAAAGACAAAAGATATCGTAGCCAGCTATTTAGAAAAAGGCCCAGTAGCAGGTGTTGCCATTTCTTCTGCAGGAATGGTGGATCCTGATAAGGGTGAGATTTTCTATGCTGGTCCTCAGATTCCCAACTATGCAGGAACCCAGTTCAAGAAGGAAATCGAGACGAGTTTTGCGATTCCTTGTGAAATTGAAAATGATGTCAACTGTGCAGGTCTGGCTGAGGCAGTATCTGGTTCAGGCAAGGGAGCGAGTGTCACTCTTTGCTTGACCATTGGAACTGGTATCGGTGGTTGCTTGATTATGGATGGGAAAGTCTTCCATGGATTTAGCAATTCGGCCTGCGAAGTCGGTTACATGCACATGCAGGATGGAGCTTTCCAAGACCTCGCCTCTACGACAGCCTTGGTGGAGTATGTAGCAGCAGCTCATGGAGATCCGGTTGATCAGTGGAATGGCCGACGCATTTTCAAGGAAGCTACCGAAGGAAACAAGATCTGTATGTCTGGGATTGACCGCATGGTAGACTATCTAGGAAAAGGTCTGGCAAATATTTGCTATGTTGCCAATCCAGAAGTGGTCATTCTTGGTGGCGGTATCATGGGGCAAGAGGCTATCCTCAAACCAAAGATTCGCACAGCCTTGAAGGCGGCCTTGGTGCCAAGCCTAGCTGAAAAAACACGATTAGAATTTGCCCATCACCAAAACACAGCAGGTATGTTGGGAGCCTATTACCATTTCAAAACAAAACAATCCTAG
- a CDS encoding class I SAM-dependent methyltransferase yields the protein MNNYIKLNEDRWNNVKNDYTEPLTQEELEEVRKHPISVALTVGKKVPKEWFEKAKGKKILGLACGGGQQGPVFALKGYDVTIMDFSKSQLERDEMVAKREGLKINTVQGDMTKPFPFEDETFDIVFNPVSNVYIEDLENMYKEASRVLKKGGLLMVGFMNPWIYMYDADTVWDKPDEELLLKFSLPFNSRELEEEDKITINPEYGYEFSHTLESQIRGQLKNGLAMIDFYESCDKRHRLSRYGNDYIATLCIKL from the coding sequence ATGAACAATTATATAAAATTAAATGAAGATCGATGGAATAATGTAAAAAATGACTATACTGAGCCATTGACACAGGAAGAATTAGAAGAAGTTAGAAAGCATCCAATTTCTGTTGCCTTAACTGTTGGGAAAAAAGTTCCGAAAGAATGGTTTGAAAAAGCCAAGGGAAAAAAGATATTAGGGTTAGCTTGTGGTGGTGGACAGCAGGGTCCCGTTTTTGCTCTAAAAGGTTATGATGTCACCATTATGGATTTTTCTAAATCACAATTAGAAAGAGATGAAATGGTTGCAAAACGAGAAGGCTTAAAAATCAATACCGTTCAAGGCGATATGACAAAACCATTCCCATTTGAAGATGAAACGTTTGATATTGTTTTTAATCCAGTTTCAAATGTATACATAGAAGATTTAGAAAACATGTATAAAGAAGCCTCTCGAGTATTGAAAAAGGGCGGTTTGTTAATGGTCGGATTCATGAATCCTTGGATCTACATGTATGATGCTGACACTGTATGGGACAAACCCGATGAGGAATTACTGTTAAAGTTTTCACTACCTTTTAATTCAAGAGAGCTTGAAGAGGAAGACAAAATTACCATCAATCCAGAATATGGATATGAATTTAGCCATACTTTAGAAAGTCAGATTAGAGGACAACTAAAAAACGGTCTCGCTATGATCGATTTTTATGAATCGTGTGACAAAAGACATCGATTGTCACGTTATGGAAATGACTACATCGCTACACTCTGCATTAAACTATGA
- a CDS encoding MurR/RpiR family transcriptional regulator, with translation MNKPDIATIIDLHFEELTELEQEIARYFLQAETIQDDLSSQQVTQKLHISQAALTRFAKKCGFTGYREFVFQYQHQASKPDTHSHKHSPLTKRVLRSYSIMREQTQDLIDEEQLERVAQLIDDAERVYFFGTGSSGLIAREMKLRFMRLGVVCEALTDQDGFAWTTSIMDENCLVLGFSLSGTTQSVLDSLLDAKEMGAKTILFTSAPNKNSQAYTETVLVASHSQSSYIQRISAQLPMLILIDLIYAYFLEINRESKEKIFNSYWENKKLNGYRRQKRVRKS, from the coding sequence ATGAACAAGCCAGATATCGCAACCATAATCGACCTCCATTTTGAAGAATTAACCGAGCTCGAGCAAGAAATCGCTCGCTATTTTTTGCAAGCTGAAACAATCCAAGATGATCTCTCTTCTCAGCAAGTTACCCAGAAATTACATATCTCCCAAGCAGCCTTGACCCGCTTTGCCAAAAAGTGTGGTTTTACAGGCTACCGAGAATTCGTCTTTCAATATCAGCACCAGGCTAGTAAACCGGACACTCATTCGCACAAACACAGTCCTTTGACCAAACGTGTTTTGCGAAGCTACAGTATCATGCGAGAACAAACACAGGATTTGATCGACGAAGAACAACTGGAACGCGTCGCCCAATTAATCGATGACGCTGAACGAGTTTACTTCTTTGGGACAGGAAGTTCTGGTCTGATTGCCCGTGAGATGAAACTGCGCTTTATGCGATTAGGTGTTGTCTGTGAAGCTTTGACCGATCAGGATGGCTTTGCTTGGACGACCAGTATCATGGATGAAAATTGTTTGGTGCTAGGTTTTTCCCTGTCTGGCACCACCCAATCCGTCCTCGATAGTTTGTTGGATGCCAAGGAAATGGGGGCCAAGACCATCCTCTTTACCAGCGCTCCAAACAAAAACAGTCAGGCCTACACCGAAACGGTCCTTGTGGCAAGCCATAGTCAATCTTCTTACATCCAGCGTATTTCCGCTCAACTCCCTATGCTCATTTTAATAGATTTGATATATGCCTACTTTTTGGAAATCAATCGCGAGAGCAAGGAAAAAATCTTTAATAGCTATTGGGAAAATAAAAAGCTCAATGGCTATCGTAGACAAAAACGCGTTAGAAAATCCTAG
- the pbp2b gene encoding penicillin-binding protein PBP2B: MRKFNSHSIPIRLNLLFAIVILLFMAIIGRLLYMQVLNKDFYETKLASASQTRVTTSSARGQIYDAAGKPLVENTVKQVVSFTRNNKMTAAELKETAKKLLTYVNVTSPDLTDRQIADYYLADQDIYKKTVESLPSDKRLDSDGNRLSEATLYNNAVESIDVSQLNYTDDQKKEIYLFSQLNAVENFATGTISTDALDDTQVALVASASKELPGISISTSWDRKVLDTSLSTIVGSVSNEKSGLPAEEVDAYLKKGYSLNDRVGTSYLEKQYEDVLQGKRSVKEIHLDKHGNMESVENVEEGSKGNNIKLTVDLAFQNGVDDLLKSYFNSELGNGGAKYSEGVYAVALNPKTGAVLAMSGVKHDVESGKLSSDSLGTITNVFVPGSVVKAATISSGWENGVLSGNQTLTDQPIVFQGSAPINSWYTLSYGSFPITAVEALEYSSNTYMVQTALGIMGQTYTPNMTVATGQLETAMGKLRSTFGEYGLGASTGIDLPDESTGFTPKEFDLGNYINNSFGQFDNYTPMQLAQYVATIANNGVRLAPHIVEGVYGNNDQGGLGSLVQETATKELNKVNVSESDMAILQQGFYQVSHGTSALTTGRAFSNGAAVSISGKTGTAESYVNGGQKANNTNAVAYAPTENPQIAVAVVFPHNTNLTNGVGPSIARDIINLYHQHHPMN; this comes from the coding sequence ATGAGAAAATTTAATAGCCATTCGATTCCGATTCGGCTTAATTTATTATTTGCGATTGTTATCCTGCTCTTTATGGCCATTATTGGTCGTTTGTTATACATGCAGGTGCTAAATAAAGATTTTTATGAAACAAAATTGGCTTCAGCCAGCCAAACAAGGGTAACAACCAGTTCAGCTCGTGGACAGATCTATGATGCGGCAGGGAAACCCTTGGTAGAAAATACTGTCAAGCAAGTTGTTTCTTTCACACGAAACAATAAAATGACAGCAGCTGAATTGAAGGAGACAGCCAAGAAACTCCTCACATATGTAAATGTAACCTCCCCTGATCTGACTGATCGACAAATTGCAGACTATTACTTGGCGGACCAGGATATTTACAAAAAAACAGTCGAATCCTTGCCAAGCGATAAACGCCTGGATTCAGATGGGAACCGCTTATCGGAAGCGACACTTTACAATAATGCGGTTGAAAGCATTGACGTGAGTCAACTTAATTATACAGATGACCAGAAAAAGGAAATCTATCTCTTTAGTCAGCTCAATGCCGTTGAAAATTTTGCGACAGGAACCATTTCTACGGATGCCTTAGATGATACCCAAGTTGCTCTCGTTGCATCAGCGTCCAAGGAATTACCAGGTATCAGTATTTCAACCTCATGGGATCGTAAAGTACTGGATACATCTTTATCGACAATCGTCGGTAGCGTTTCAAATGAAAAGTCAGGACTTCCAGCAGAGGAAGTTGATGCCTATCTCAAAAAAGGCTATTCTCTCAATGACCGAGTGGGAACTTCCTATCTTGAAAAGCAATATGAAGATGTTCTTCAAGGGAAACGCTCCGTCAAAGAAATCCACCTCGACAAACACGGAAATATGGAAAGTGTGGAAAATGTCGAAGAAGGAAGCAAAGGAAACAACATCAAGTTAACGGTTGACCTAGCTTTCCAGAATGGTGTGGACGACCTACTCAAGAGCTACTTCAACTCAGAGTTGGGTAACGGTGGAGCAAAGTACTCTGAAGGAGTCTACGCTGTAGCTCTCAATCCTAAAACCGGTGCAGTTCTGGCCATGTCTGGTGTCAAGCATGATGTCGAATCCGGTAAATTAAGTTCAGATTCGCTTGGAACGATAACCAATGTCTTTGTGCCAGGATCTGTTGTTAAGGCGGCGACCATCAGCTCTGGTTGGGAAAATGGAGTCTTGTCAGGTAATCAAACCTTGACAGACCAGCCGATTGTTTTCCAAGGTTCGGCCCCTATCAATTCATGGTATACCTTGTCCTATGGCTCTTTCCCTATCACAGCAGTTGAGGCTTTGGAATACTCTTCTAATACCTACATGGTTCAAACTGCGCTAGGAATCATGGGACAAACCTACACACCAAATATGACAGTCGCAACGGGACAGTTAGAGACTGCAATGGGCAAATTGCGATCAACCTTCGGGGAATATGGACTCGGAGCTTCAACAGGAATTGACCTCCCAGATGAATCCACAGGATTCACGCCAAAAGAATTTGATTTGGGGAACTATATCAATAATTCCTTTGGTCAGTTTGACAACTACACACCGATGCAGTTAGCCCAGTATGTCGCAACCATTGCAAACAATGGTGTGCGTTTGGCTCCTCACATCGTTGAAGGGGTTTATGGAAACAATGACCAAGGTGGCTTAGGCAGTCTGGTTCAAGAAACAGCCACTAAGGAACTAAACAAGGTCAATGTCTCAGAATCAGATATGGCTATCTTGCAGCAAGGTTTCTATCAAGTTTCGCATGGAACGAGTGCTCTAACAACTGGTCGTGCCTTTTCAAATGGCGCCGCCGTTTCCATCAGCGGGAAAACAGGTACTGCCGAAAGTTACGTTAATGGCGGTCAAAAAGCCAATAATACCAACGCAGTCGCCTATGCACCGACCGAAAATCCCCAAATCGCGGTCGCAGTCGTCTTTCCTCATAACACCAACCTTACAAACGGTGTCGGACCTTCTATTGCGCGCGACATTATCAATCTTTATCACCAACACCATCCAATGAATTAG
- the recR gene encoding recombination mediator RecR: MLYPTPIAKLIDSYSKLPGIGIKTATRLAFYTIGMSDDDVNEFAKNLLSAKRELTYCSICGRLTDDDPCSICTDPTRDQTTILVLEDSRDVAAMENIQEYHGLYHVLHGLISPMNGISPDDINLKSLMTRLMDSEVSEVIVATNATADGEATSMYLSRLLKPAGIKVTRLARGLAVGADIEYADEVTLLRAIENRTEL; the protein is encoded by the coding sequence ATGCTGTATCCAACACCTATTGCCAAGCTGATTGATAGCTATTCAAAGTTACCAGGTATCGGGATCAAAACGGCTACCCGCCTAGCCTTCTATACCATTGGAATGTCTGATGACGATGTCAATGAATTTGCCAAAAATCTCCTGTCTGCTAAACGGGAATTAACCTATTGTTCCATCTGTGGTCGCCTGACGGATGATGATCCTTGCTCGATCTGTACGGACCCGACTCGAGACCAGACAACGATCTTGGTGTTAGAGGATAGTCGCGATGTGGCTGCTATGGAAAATATCCAAGAATACCACGGACTCTATCATGTCTTGCACGGCCTCATTTCTCCGATGAATGGCATCAGCCCAGACGATATCAACCTCAAGAGTCTCATGACCCGTCTTATGGATAGTGAGGTTTCAGAGGTGATTGTGGCAACCAATGCGACAGCAGATGGAGAAGCGACATCTATGTATCTCTCTCGTCTCCTCAAGCCAGCTGGTATCAAGGTCACTCGCCTAGCACGAGGACTAGCCGTGGGAGCAGATATCGAGTATGCGGACGAAGTCACACTCTTACGAGCCATTGAAAATCGGACAGAGTTGTAG
- a CDS encoding TIGR04197 family type VII secretion effector, translated as MGGKIKSSTIAAEAAINELVGYDTSNKQNQQVEFSYTSEIAGMEAGRQACNQMLQAVSDFSSAILTQANKFPEIAHKIEKRDIELAKRWEH; from the coding sequence ATGGGTGGAAAGATAAAATCCAGCACGATAGCAGCAGAGGCAGCTATTAATGAATTAGTCGGGTATGATACGAGCAACAAGCAAAATCAGCAAGTAGAATTTTCATACACTTCTGAAATTGCTGGGATGGAAGCTGGACGTCAGGCCTGCAATCAAATGCTTCAGGCGGTCAGTGATTTCAGCTCGGCTATTTTGACCCAAGCAAATAAGTTTCCAGAAATTGCTCATAAGATTGAAAAACGTGATATAGAGCTGGCTAAGAGATGGGAACATTAA